One genomic segment of Heptranchias perlo isolate sHepPer1 chromosome 3, sHepPer1.hap1, whole genome shotgun sequence includes these proteins:
- the dad1 gene encoding dolichyl-diphosphooligosaccharide--protein glycosyltransferase subunit DAD1, protein MRGSVLAVLSRFSHEYAAGTPLRLKLLDSYLLYMALSGAAQFLYCALVGTFPFNSFLSGFIACVGAFVLAVCLRIQINPQNKGDFIGISPERAFADFLFASTILHLVVINFIG, encoded by the exons atGCGCGGCTCGGTGCTGGCGgtgctcagccgcttctcccacgaATACGCGGCGGGGACTCCGCTGAGGCTGAAGTTGCTCGACTCCTACCTGTTGTACATGGCGCTGAGCGGGGCCGCGCAGTTCCTCTACTGCGCGCTGGTCGGTACTTTCCCCTTCAACTCCTTCCTGTCCGGCTTCATCGCCTGTGTGGGGGCCTTCGTGCTGGCAG TTTGCTTGCGGATACAGATCAACCCTCAGAACAAAGGAGATTTCATTGGCatctcacctgagagggcatttgCAGACTTCCTCTTTGCCAGCACCATCCTTCATCTGGTGGTGATCAACTTTATAGGCTGA